The stretch of DNA TGGAATCCGGGGTCCACTGAGCTGCTGTTCCGACGCCGCTGTAGGTCGAGTAGGTCGCAGCGCTCGGTGCATACACATAGAAGACCTGGCGGATCGGGTCGTTGATCAGGATGGTCTGGTTGTTGGGAGCGGCCGCGAGAACGACGCCCGGCACGTTCGGATCTTCCTTGGTCAGTGCGTTGCTCGCTGTAGCGTAGATCATGAGTTCGTGAGCGGTGCCGAAGTAGAGGTTCGTTCCCGTCTGGTCCATAACCATGGAGTTCGGGAAGTACGGCATTTTGACCGTTGAACCGAGTGTTCCGCTGACCAATTCGATTGGGACGAAGTTTTGCGAATATGGACTCGCAAGCCAGATGTAATCGCTGGCCTGGCCGGGCGTGTTGATCGTCACCGGATTACTGGTGATCGATGTGCCGGTCAGGTTAATACCCACCTTGTCGATAGGGGACGGATTGCAGGTGGTTGGCTGGCAGACTGCGTAAACCGAGGCTTCGCCCGCAAAATTGGCCGTGATGGCGCCGCCGGTACCCACGGTGATGTCGAGAGGATTGGTCGATTGATAATCGAGCGTCAGTCCCTGGATGGTGTTGCCGTTGGTATCGGTAATAGTGGTCACCAGGTTTTGCGTGACTCCCTGGGTGACGGTGCCGGTGGTGGCGCCGTTGAGCGTCACGTTGATATTAGCCGGCGGGCAGGTGGAGAAGTATCCGGCTGACGATCCGGAGCCCGCCACCGATGCGGTGATGTAGGTGGTGCCTGGGAGGACGGCGGTGATGACGCCGGTCTCATTGATGGTCGCGATCGTGGAATTCTGCGAGGTATAGCTCAGGTTACCGATCGCCGTCGAGCAGCTTGGAACAGAGGTAGAGTTTGGCGCGCACAAAAGAGTCTGTGTGCCATTCAATGTGTAATAGGCCTGAGAATCCAGTTGCGCGGTCTGGGTCTGTGACAGGCATCCATTGATCGTCTGCGTGGGGTTGCCTACCGGCTCCAGCACAAGAGAAACGGCTGTCACCTGAGGATGCGTGTATACCGTGACCTGATTCGATGTGATACCGGAGCCGGTTGCCGTTACGAATGCTGTACCGTAGGGCGATCCGCCGGTGGACGGAAGCGGGGACGGATAATTGCAGATCGTATAGTTGGGAATGCCGCCGCCGCTGTTCCGGTTCCAAGTGCCAGCGCAGAGGTTTCCCGAGGGCGAAACGTCCACGATCTGATTGTTCGTTGTGCCATAGGTGTAGGCGCTGACGCTCGCCGTGTTTCCTTTGCAGGTCTTGGCGGTCGGCGAGGCCAACTGCTGTGTTTGGCCGTAGGCCAGAGAGATTCCTGTCGTCTGGGGCTGAAGAGTGACGGTCGCCACCGAGGTCAGCTTCAGTCCATACCCTTCGCCATTGCAGTAATTTCCGGCGGGATTGCGCGTGCAACCGGAGATCGAAATGCCGGCCGGAATTGCCAGGCACAGCAGAAAAACAAGCGTCAGCAACCGCTGCATGAAACCTCCCCGTTCCACCTTCGAAGCAGCAGAACGGTCAATCACAACGTCTAGAATCCGAAAGGAATCCGAATGAAAAGTGTATCAGGACGCGGCTGCCCTTCGCTTGGGGAAGAAGCAGTCGCCTGGAACACATGCCTGATGGACGAATTGCAGGGCGAAACGAAAGCCGAGTGGGAACTATGGGTATCGGACGCTTCAGTTCTCCAGAGAAAGTAATTTCTGGCGATTGTGCGATGCCTGACATGGAACTCGTGAGACACCCCTTCCGCCGTTCCCTGCATCGCAGTATCCAGATTGGAGTATCAAATCGCAGTATCCAGGAGAGCACGATGACCAATCCCCTTGCACCAAATCCGGAGACGGGTATCGACAGCCCCGAAATCCACAAGCATCAGGTCCCAATCGTGAATATCGACGACACAGACCAGAAGACTTTGGAACATGAGCCGCCAGAGAAGATGGAAGAAGACCTTCTCATATTCGATGAAGCGGATGCGCTCTTCGGCAAACGTGGTGGGGTCAAAGATAGTCATCACCGGTATTGAACTGAACGAAAAGCCGCCGAATTCATTTCCTGCATCCCACCTGCCAGGAGAACAGGATGACCACGAATCTCTTCGCTCCCGATCCCCTCGATTCTCTGGCCTATATTGATGGCCCTCCGGTTCTTGAACCCGACTACAACGAGCCTGTCAAAGACCCGAGGAGCGACCCGGGGAGCGACCCGGACAGTGGAGAACTGCCGGAAGATGAACCGGAGGACGAAATGCCGGAGGAAGATCCTGACGACGAACCGCTCGCCGAGGAGGATGACGCAGTGCTCGGAGAGCCCATAGGAGAAAGGGATGTCGAGATGGATGACGAGATATTTCGTCAACGTCATGCCGACGCGGAAGCAGGTCTAGCACAATAGAATTGAAAGACCGTCTGCGCCGTCCATGGTGCGACAGGCGGCCTTTCCCCGACACTTACCTCCACCCGTGGGTTTTTCTCCATTCCTCATCGTTCAGCAACACAGCGGGCTACTCGCCTGCCGGCATGTACTTGGCGAACCAGTTGAGTGTTCTCACCAGGACATCGGTGCGATGGTCCGGATTCGCGAAGCCATGGCCCTCATTGGGATACACGACGAGTTGCGTCGGAACGTGCTCATCGCGCAAGGCATGCCAGAACTCGAAGGACTGGGGCGCGGGACATTCGCCGTCGCGGTCGCCGACCACGGCAAGCGTGGGGGTGCGCACCTTGTCGATGAAGTCGATTGCCGAGCTTTTGGCGTATACGGCTGGGTCTTTGTATACGGAGGCTCCAAAGTAGGGCGTCATCCATTGGTCGATTGAGTTTTCGCCGTAGTAGCTCTTCCAGTCGGAGATACCTGCCCCGGCAACCGCCGCTTTGAACCGCTGCGTCTGCGTTACTGCGAACATGGTCATAAATCCGCCATAGCTCCAGCCGGTGAGGCCTACGCGATGCGGATCGACTGCGGGAATCTTTGTTGTGACTGCATCGACGCCGGCGAGAATGTCGCGCAGGTCGCCGTAACCGAAGTCCTTACGGTTGGCGGCGGTGAAGGCCTCGCCCTGGCCGTAGCTGCCGCGCGGATTCGGCTCGAGCACAAAGTAGTCCATCGCCGAAAAAGCCGGTGCGCTCAGGCTGCCGCGCCCACCCCAGGACGATCCGGCCGCCGCCGCCGGTCCGCCGTGCACGAGCACGATCAGGCCGTATTTCTTTGCCGGATCGAAGTGCGCCGGATACAGGAGCCACCCCTGAACGTCGAATCCCTCATTCTTCCAAGTGAGCGATTCAGCTTTTCCCCAGGTTGGCTGGATTCCGTCGTTGACGTGGGTCAGTTGATGGAGTTCGGCGAGGGAGGTGGCCGCCTGGCCGGTCTTTGCGGCGTAGACCTCGGCAGGGTGATCAAGGGAGTTTGCCGTGAAGACGAAGGTCGAGCGGTCTTTGGTTGCGGAGAGGCTCATCATCATTCGCCCATCCCCGACCGACGCTGGAATGCTGAAGACCGGTTGGGACGCGATGGCTTCGCCGCCAGAGCCGGGAACCTGAAGCGAGACAAGCTGGCTGTTGCCTGCCGACTGTTCGCTGACAA from Acidicapsa acidisoli encodes:
- a CDS encoding S9 family peptidase codes for the protein MRLPAQNGAARAQVEEVLKGLGRSHGLGPVAISPDGALLAYVRRSKTGSELVLAPFSDPARTTRITAAKKEGAPCGDTDPAWAADSRRLAFLSDCQSDGQQDVFVAAISGDLTGGKPKIEIQRLTEAKGEVGYPEFSPDGSRIAFLYVEGATRAAGALAAMKPWAGVIGEDGIEIQRVGLVDANEHKSAAPTFATPAKLHVYEFDWSPDSKSLAYVAADPPGENNWWVAKLYTQALDAEPKSIFAPSESTGALHGLQIAVPRWSPDGQSIAFIGGLMSDQGSTGGDVWLIPSNGGEPRNLTPDRKTSAAWIAWGDSSLFVSEQSAGNSQLVSLQVPGSGGEAIASQPVFSIPASVGDGRMMMSLSATKDRSTFVFTANSLDHPAEVYAAKTGQAATSLAELHQLTHVNDGIQPTWGKAESLTWKNEGFDVQGWLLYPAHFDPAKKYGLIVLVHGGPAAAAGSSWGGRGSLSAPAFSAMDYFVLEPNPRGSYGQGEAFTAANRKDFGYGDLRDILAGVDAVTTKIPAVDPHRVGLTGWSYGGFMTMFAVTQTQRFKAAVAGAGISDWKSYYGENSIDQWMTPYFGASVYKDPAVYAKSSAIDFIDKVRTPTLAVVGDRDGECPAPQSFEFWHALRDEHVPTQLVVYPNEGHGFANPDHRTDVLVRTLNWFAKYMPAGE